A region from the Sorex araneus isolate mSorAra2 chromosome 6, mSorAra2.pri, whole genome shotgun sequence genome encodes:
- the LOC101551161 gene encoding olfactory receptor 51F1-like yields MLRYRNHMEGLGNKTSTSPTFLLTGIPGLESAHAWISIPFCSLYGFAILGNSMILFVIITQQSLHEPMYYFLSMLSAMDLGLTVSTMSTTLAILWFDARKISLDSCIIQMFFLHGFTVMESGVLVAMAFDRYVAICNPLRYTTILTNSRIIQLSLIMTIRTVVLIVTILVLLKRLSFCKANVLSHSYCYHPDVIKLACSNTRPNSIFGLIVLTLTTGIDTPSIVVSYILIIRSVLSIASPEERHKTFSTCVSHIGAVAIFYIPFISLSLVHRYGHSAPKVLHSMMANIYLILPPVLNPIIYSVKTKQIRKAILSLLTNK; encoded by the exons atgctaAGATATAGAAA TCACATGGAAGGCCTAGGTAACAAGACATCTACATCTCCAACTTTCTTGCTGACTGGCATTCCTGGCTTAGAATCTGCCCATGCCTGGATctccattcccttctgttctctttatGGCTTTGCTATCTTGGGCAACAGCATGATCCTCTTTGTCATCATTACCCAGCAGAGCCTCCATGAGCCCATGTACTATTTTCTCTCCATGCTGTCAGCCATGGACTTGGGTTTGACAGTATCTACAATGTCAACAACTTTAGCTATTCTCTGGTTTGATGCAAGAAAAATCAGTCTCGATTCCTGCATCATCCAAATGTTTTTCCTCCATGGATTTACTGTCATGGAATCTGGGGTACTGGTGGCTATGGCTTTTGACCGCTATGTGGCTATCTGTAACCCTCTGAGATATACTACAATTCTCACCAATTCCAGAATCATCCAGCTGAGTCTAATAATGACTATACGCACTGTGGTGTTAATTGTAACAATACTCGTGCTACTTAAGCGCCTTTCTTTCTGTAAAGCAAATGTTCTTTCCCACTCCTACTGCTATCATCCAGATGTCATTAAATTGGCATGTTCAAACACTAGGCCTAATAGCATCTTTGGGTTAATTGTTCTTACCCTGACAACAGGGATAGATACACCAAGTATTGTTGTCTCTTATATCTTGATCATTCGCTCTGTTCTCAGTATTGCCTCCCCTGAAGAGAGGCACAAGACCTTTAGCACCTGTGTTTCCCACATCGGAGCAGTTGCTATTTTTTACATCCCCTTTATAAGCCTGTCCTTGGTGCATCGCTATGGTCATTCAGCTCCCAAAGTGCTTCATTCAATGATGGCCAATATATACCTGATTTTGCCTCCTGTACTCAACCCCATTATCTATAGtgtgaaaacaaaacagattcGCAAAGCTATACTCAGTCTTCTTACAAATAAATAG